One region of Pagrus major chromosome 7, Pma_NU_1.0 genomic DNA includes:
- the chdh gene encoding choline dehydrogenase, mitochondrial yields the protein MCHKQPHLSFPSTESEAKRSVVSLQAAFSGASVRKQRVNEENLARTRMSSLLMLGRTGARQLVTRGRFMKDGRCQFTCSPECQFVHRPRNMGQAFSCSSSFNHYRYFSATAAHLKASSSPAANQNTPSYSYVIVGAGSAGCVLANRLSEDAHESVLLLEAGPKDMLLGSLRLSWKIHMPAALTYNLCDDKYNWYYHTLPQAHMDNRVLYWPRGRVWGGSSSLNAMVYIRGHAEDYNRWQREGAEGWEYERCLPYFRKAQCHELGENRYRGGSGPLHVSRGKTNHPLHKAFIEAGQQAGYPFTDDMNGYQQEGLGWMDMTVHKGKRWSSASAYLRPALGRPNLKTEVRCLTTKILFDGNHAVGVEYTQDGQKKRVFADKEVILSGGAINSPQLLMLSGVGNADDLKQLDIPVVQHLPGVGSNLQDHLELYVQQQCTQPITLYKAQKPFTMVKIGLEWLTMFTGYGATAHLESGGFIRSRPHVTHPDIQFHFLPSQVIDHGRVASKIEAYQVHVGPMRSASIGWLKLKSANPLDHPILQPNYLSTDIDVWEFRESVKLSREIFAQKAFDAFRGPEVQPGPQVQSDADIDAFVRRKADSAYHPSCTCKMGSPSDPMAVVDSNTRVLGLERLRVVDASIMPSIVSGNLNAPTIMMAEKAADIIRGRPPLADPGVPVYRPATLNTQR from the exons ATGTGCCATAAACAGCCTCACTTAAGTTTCCCCTCAACTGAATCGGAAGCTAAGCGCAGCGTCGTTTCCCTGCAGGCTGCGTTCAGTGGAGCCTCAGTGCGAAAACAGAGAG TGAATGAAGAAAACCTTGCCAGAACCAGGATGTCCTCTTTGCTCATGTTAGGCCGAACTGGAGCCCGACAACTTGTGACTCGAGGGCGATTTATGAAGGATGGCAGGTGCCAGTTCACCTGTTCGCCAGAATGTCAATTTGTCCACAGGCCCAGAAACATGGGCCAGGCcttttcctgctcctcctccttcaaccATTACAGATACTTCAGTGCCACAGCAGCACATTTGAAGGCTTCATCATcacctgcagccaatcagaacacGCCCTCCTACAGTTATGTCATTGTTGGAGCGGGGTCAGCCGGCTGCGTTCTCGCCAACCGCCTCAGTGAGGACGCCCATgagtctgtgctgctgctggaggctgGGCCAAAGGACATGCTGCTGGGCAGCTTACGACTGTCATGGAAGATCCACATGCCAGCTGCACTGACCTACAACCTCTGTGATGACAA GTATAACTGGTACTACCACACTTTACCTCAGGCCCACATGGACAACCGGGTGTTGTACTGGCCAAGGGGCCGTGTGTGGGGTGGGTCCTCTTCGCTCAACGCCATGGTGTACATCCGTGGACATGCTGAAGACTATAACCGCTGGCAGAGAGAGGGGGCCGAGGGCTGGGAATATGAACGCTGTCTGCCTTACTTCAGGAAGGCCCAATGTCATGAGCTGGGAGAAAACAG GTACCGGGGAGGCAGCGGACCTCTTCATGTGTCCAGAGGGAAGACCAACCATCCCCTTCACAAGGCTTTTATTGAGGCGGGGCAGCAGGCAGGATATCCTTTCACTGACGACATGAATGGGTACCAACAGGAGGGTCTCGGCTGGATGGATATGACAGTTCATAAAG GGAAGAGGTGGAGCTCAGCCAGCGCCTACCTGAGACCTGCTCTAGGTCGACCCAACCTGAAGACGGAGGTGCGCTGCCTGACAACCAAGATCCTATTTGATGGCAACCACGCTGTGGGTGTGGAGTACACACAGGATGGACAGAAGAAAAGG GTGTTTGCAGATAAAGAGGTGATATTGAGCGGAGGAGCAATCAACTCCCCTCAGCTTCTCATGCTGTCTGGTGTGGGAAACGCAGATGACCTGAAACAACTGGACATCCCTGTGGTCCAGCACTTACCGG GAGTTGGCAGTAACCTGCAGGATCATTTGGAGCTGTACGTCCAGCAGCAGTGCACTCAGCCCATCACCCTGTACAAGGCCCAGAAACCTTTCACCATGGTCAAGATAGGCCTGGAGTGGCTCACGATGTTCACTG GTTATGGAGCAACAGCCCACTTGGAGAGCGGAGGGTTCATTCGCAGTCGGCCACACGTCACACACCCTGACATCCAGTTTCATTTCCTGCCCTCGCAGGTCATCGACCACGGACGAGTTGCCTCAAAGATAGAGGCGTATCAG gTTCATGTTGGACCAATGAGAAGCGCCAGCATCGGCTGGCTGAAGCTAAAGAGCGCCAACCCTCTGGATCATCCGATCCTGCAGCCAAACTATCTCTCCACCG ATATTGACGTGTGGGAGTTCAGAGAGAGTGTCAAACTCTCCAGGGAGATTTTCGCCCAGAAGGCCTTCGATGCGTTCCGTGGTCCCGAAGTCCAGCCCGGTCCTCAGGTCCAATCAGACGCCGACATCGACGCCTTTGTCCGCCGAAAAGCTGACAGCGCCTACCACCCGTCCTGCACCTGCAAGATGGGCTCGCCGTCCGACCCGATGGCAGTCGTTGACTCGAACACGCGGGTTCTTGGTCTTGAGCGGCTGCGCGTGGTCGACGCCTCCATCATGCCCAGCATCGTCAGCGGCAACCTGAACGCTCCGACCATCATGATGGCAGAGAAGGCCGCTGACATCATCAGAGGTCGCCCTCCTCTCGCTGACCCAGGTGTTCCTGTGTACCGACCTGCAACACTCAACACGCagagatga
- the il17rb gene encoding uncharacterized protein il17rb isoform X1, translating to MMWGVTLIFVSSVLVLAASHEIQLECREFHGLPPVGSVTPSLPADLKVELVTVGERYVMNISWAIEIDGSVESLTGTRIVVQGEGTFHCAYNPPFAKLDPTGPKQIWFHHLVQASNGITSIQAANLPLPPQGSGPTYKLTRITIPSLQPRSTTPKTTTRKLRHETTTVPTAMGVFYTPKDKDDPVNSTSITVAIFGGLASLMILSSCYIIYKSCGANFASSLGFKVLPTSPMVPVPVLVVYPAENSAFQRAVVALAEFLQWHGGCSVAVDMWQQGKIAELGPMRWLAEQAKAADRVLIVCPQAQTPSDSPPNHSLLPEPSIPAAAHDLYPLILNMVASHAKSTSDLDKFWVVQLGDQQAKRSSNLALELRACKTFHLMKDLAKLCRSLHTKCQGGKKISNPFFKPGIEKSSLKLREAVEKLGGHQPGIFREVEPLKSVVTTI from the exons ATGATGTGGGGAGTCACACTtatttttgtctcctctgtcttgGTCCTGGCGGCATCACATGAAATT CAACTGGAGTGTCGTGAATTTCATG GTCTTCCTCCTGTCGGTAGTGTAACTCCATCTCTCCCAGCGGACTTGAAAGTGGAGCTGGTGACAGTGGGAGAAAGATATGTGATGAACATAAGCTGGGCGATCGAGATTGATG gtaGTGTTGAATCTTTGACAGGCACTCGGATCGTAGTCCAGGGGGAAGGAACATTCCACTGTGCATACAACCCACCTTTTGCAAAGCTGGATCCCACTGGGCCAAAGCAG ATATGGTTTCATCATTTAGTACAAGCAAGCAATGGCATCACCTCCATCCAAGCTGCCAACCTCCCTCTGCCTCCGCAGGGGAGCGGCCCCACTTATAAGTTAACTAGAATCACTATACCAAGCCTACAACCAC GCAGTACGACACCAAAAACTACGACACGAAAACTACGACACGAAACTACTACAGTTCCTACAG CTATGGGTGTGTTTTATACTCCAAAAGATAAAGATGACCCTGTGAACTCCACCAGCATAACAGTGGCCATTTTTGGAGGACTGGCCAGTTTGATGATCCTGAGTTCCTGCTACATAATCT aTAAAAGCTGTGGAGCCAACTTCGCCTCATCACTGGGCTTCAAAGTGTTGCCTACATCTCCCATGGTTCCTGTCCCAGTCCTCGTGGTGTACCCTGCTGAGAATTCAGCCTTCCAGCGGGCCGTGGTGGCCCTGGCAGAGTTCCTGCAGTGGCATGGTGGCTGCAGCGTGGCCGTCGACATGTGGCAGCAGGGGAAGATCGCAGAGCTGGGGCCCATGCGATGGCTGGCAGAGCAGGCCAAGGCTGCAGACCGAGTGCTCATTGTCTGTCCACAGGCACAGACT ccAAGCGACTCTCCTCCAAACCACAGCCTCCTCCCAGAACCCTCCATCCCAGCTGCGGCTCATGACCTTTACCCTCTGATCCTCAACATGGTGGCGAGCCACGCAAAGAGCACCAGCGACTTGGATAAGTTTTGGGTCGTGCAGCTGGGTGACCAGCAGGCCAAGAGGTCCAGTAACCTGGCACTGGAACTGAGGGCCTGCAAGACTTTTCATCTGATGAAGGACTTGGCCAAACTGTGCAGGAGTCTTCATACCAAGTGCCAGGGTGGCAAGAAGATATCAAATCCGTTCTTCAAACCAGGGATCGAAAAGAGTTCATTGAAGTTAAGGGAGGCAGTAGAAAAGCTGGGAGGACATCAGCCAGGCATTTTCAGGGAGGTGGAACCTTTGAAATCTGTGGTGACCACCATCTGA
- the il17rb gene encoding uncharacterized protein il17rb isoform X2, producing the protein MMWGVTLIFVSSVLVLAASHEIQLECREFHGLPPVGSVTPSLPADLKVELVTVGERYVMNISWAIEIDGSVESLTGTRIVVQGEGTFHCAYNPPFAKLDPTGPKQIWFHHLVQASNGITSIQAANLPLPPQGSGPTYKLTRITIPSLQPRSTTPKTTTRKLRHETTTVPTDKDDPVNSTSITVAIFGGLASLMILSSCYIIYKSCGANFASSLGFKVLPTSPMVPVPVLVVYPAENSAFQRAVVALAEFLQWHGGCSVAVDMWQQGKIAELGPMRWLAEQAKAADRVLIVCPQAQTPSDSPPNHSLLPEPSIPAAAHDLYPLILNMVASHAKSTSDLDKFWVVQLGDQQAKRSSNLALELRACKTFHLMKDLAKLCRSLHTKCQGGKKISNPFFKPGIEKSSLKLREAVEKLGGHQPGIFREVEPLKSVVTTI; encoded by the exons ATGATGTGGGGAGTCACACTtatttttgtctcctctgtcttgGTCCTGGCGGCATCACATGAAATT CAACTGGAGTGTCGTGAATTTCATG GTCTTCCTCCTGTCGGTAGTGTAACTCCATCTCTCCCAGCGGACTTGAAAGTGGAGCTGGTGACAGTGGGAGAAAGATATGTGATGAACATAAGCTGGGCGATCGAGATTGATG gtaGTGTTGAATCTTTGACAGGCACTCGGATCGTAGTCCAGGGGGAAGGAACATTCCACTGTGCATACAACCCACCTTTTGCAAAGCTGGATCCCACTGGGCCAAAGCAG ATATGGTTTCATCATTTAGTACAAGCAAGCAATGGCATCACCTCCATCCAAGCTGCCAACCTCCCTCTGCCTCCGCAGGGGAGCGGCCCCACTTATAAGTTAACTAGAATCACTATACCAAGCCTACAACCAC GCAGTACGACACCAAAAACTACGACACGAAAACTACGACACGAAACTACTACAGTTCCTACAG ATAAAGATGACCCTGTGAACTCCACCAGCATAACAGTGGCCATTTTTGGAGGACTGGCCAGTTTGATGATCCTGAGTTCCTGCTACATAATCT aTAAAAGCTGTGGAGCCAACTTCGCCTCATCACTGGGCTTCAAAGTGTTGCCTACATCTCCCATGGTTCCTGTCCCAGTCCTCGTGGTGTACCCTGCTGAGAATTCAGCCTTCCAGCGGGCCGTGGTGGCCCTGGCAGAGTTCCTGCAGTGGCATGGTGGCTGCAGCGTGGCCGTCGACATGTGGCAGCAGGGGAAGATCGCAGAGCTGGGGCCCATGCGATGGCTGGCAGAGCAGGCCAAGGCTGCAGACCGAGTGCTCATTGTCTGTCCACAGGCACAGACT ccAAGCGACTCTCCTCCAAACCACAGCCTCCTCCCAGAACCCTCCATCCCAGCTGCGGCTCATGACCTTTACCCTCTGATCCTCAACATGGTGGCGAGCCACGCAAAGAGCACCAGCGACTTGGATAAGTTTTGGGTCGTGCAGCTGGGTGACCAGCAGGCCAAGAGGTCCAGTAACCTGGCACTGGAACTGAGGGCCTGCAAGACTTTTCATCTGATGAAGGACTTGGCCAAACTGTGCAGGAGTCTTCATACCAAGTGCCAGGGTGGCAAGAAGATATCAAATCCGTTCTTCAAACCAGGGATCGAAAAGAGTTCATTGAAGTTAAGGGAGGCAGTAGAAAAGCTGGGAGGACATCAGCCAGGCATTTTCAGGGAGGTGGAACCTTTGAAATCTGTGGTGACCACCATCTGA